A region from the Benincasa hispida cultivar B227 chromosome 12, ASM972705v1, whole genome shotgun sequence genome encodes:
- the LOC120067393 gene encoding LOW QUALITY PROTEIN: blue copper protein 1a-like (The sequence of the model RefSeq protein was modified relative to this genomic sequence to represent the inferred CDS: inserted 2 bases in 2 codons): MHGEPFNMHKKKIRGERYPLSQTSRCPKPPSRHSIKKHLKVGQLDTFHDKKIQQWLKSKVILAVAAISAIVIPCVLAKDYVVGDDKGWTINFDYDAWAQGKLFFVGDSLIFNYGPEQGRHNXNGTAFKECAPPAGVKPLTTNXDRILLKTAGRKWYICGVSLHCTAGQRLAITVLEQGAGVPSPSPSPLPTPPAPLPTNSTNAPPPAPSAATKAAVSGIVMAFTVLAGILYMIKA; the protein is encoded by the exons ATGCATGGAGAGCCTTTCAACATGCACAAGAAAAAGATACGGGGAGAGAGGTACCCCTTATCTCAGACCTCTAGATGCCCAAAACCTCCCTCTAGGCACTCCATTAAGAAGCACCTCAAAGTTGGCCAACTCGATACATTTCATGACAAGAAAATCCAACAATGGTTGAAATCCAAG GTGATCTTGGCGGTGGCTGCCATTTCAGCCATTGTAATACCTTGTGTTTTGGCAAAGGATTATGTAGTTGGTGATGATAAGGGTTGGACCATCAACTTTGACTACGATGCTTGGGCTCAGGGGAAGCTCTTCTTCGTTGGGGATTCACTCA TATTCAACTACGGGCCAGAGCAAGGTAGGCACA GTAACGGCACAGCCTTCAAAGAGTGCGCACCGCCGGCCGGCGTTAAGCCGTTGACGACCA ATGACCGAATTCTGTTGAAAACAGCGGGAAGAAAATGGTATATCTGCGGCGTCAGCCTCCACTGTACTGCCGGACAGAGGCTCGCCATTACGGTATTGGAGCAGGGAGCAGGTGTTCCTTCTCCGTCTCCGTCGCCTCTTCCGACACCGCCGGCTCCACTTCCAACCAACTCAACCAATGCACCGCCACCAGCACCATCGGCCGCTACAAAAGCAGCTGTTTCCGGCATCGTCATGGCGTTTACTGTTCTGGCTGGGATATTATATATGATCAAGGCTTGa
- the LOC120067392 gene encoding blue copper protein 1b-like, which produces MANFSHIFLLLFTFLVPKALAITNYTVGDKSGWTTGVDFSSWTIGKTFFVGDNLIFKYEKGKHNVLDVDVSSFSQCTTPKDKQPMVTGNDVVLLTTPGIKWFICTIADHCNSGQKLVISVESTPPPIPTQAPPTPPADGQDPPPPSSLPPAISPSLPPPPPPPPASPPSMPPPGRNQTAPRLPIAPTPTVNIPPLESPVSSPTAAAPPPSGAAAKSTVSGYLGFLAVAIGVLAGIMI; this is translated from the exons ATGGCCAACTTCTCTCATATCTTCCTTCTCCTCTTCACATTTTTGGTTCCTAAAGCTTTAGCAATAACCAATTATACGGTCGGAGATAAGAGTGGTTGGACCACTGGAGTTGACTTCTCGTCTTGGACTATTGGCAAAACCTTCTTTGTTGGCGATAATCTCA tATTCAAGTATGAGAAAGGGAAGCACAACGTCTTAGACGTGGACGTCTCCTCGTTCTCGCAGTGCACTACGCCAAAAGACAAGCAGCCAATGGTTACCGGAAACGATGTCGTTTTATTGACTACTCCCGGAATCAAATGGTTCATTTGTACCATTGCCGACCACTGTAACTCCGGCCAAAAGCTTGTCATTTCAGTGGAGTCGACCCCGCCGCCCATCCCCACACAGGCTCCTCCAACGCCGCCCGCCGACGGACAGGATCCTCCACCGCCGTCGTCTCTTCCACCGGCGATCTCCCCCTCTCTGCCGCCACCGCCACCGCCGCCACCCGCCTCTCCTCCTTCAATGCCACCGCCTGGTCGGAACCAAACTGCCCCACGTCTACCAATCGCTCCAACTCCAACCGTAAACATCCCACCATTGGAATCCCCTGTTTCAAGCCCCACCGCTGCTGCTCCGCCGCCGTCCGGAGCTGCCGCGAAATCCACTGTTTCCGGCTATCTTGGGTTTTTGGCAGTGGCGATTGGCGTTCTTGCTGGGATTATGATATAA